A section of the Poecile atricapillus isolate bPoeAtr1 chromosome 36, bPoeAtr1.hap1, whole genome shotgun sequence genome encodes:
- the LOC131591018 gene encoding olfactory receptor 14A16-like — MSNSSSISHFLLLALADTRQLQLLHFCLFLGISLAALLGNGLIISAVACSHHLHSPMFFFLLNLALTDLGSICTTVPKAMHNSLWDTRDISYTGCAAQVFILVFFISAEYSLLTIMCYDRYVSICKPLHYGTLLGSRACAHMAAAAWASGFLSALMHTANTFSLPLCHGNALGQFFCEVPQILKLTCSKSYLREIWLLAVGVCLTFSCFVFIVFSYVQIFRAVLRIPSEQGRHKAFSTCLPHLAVLSLFLSTAIFAYLKPPSISSPFLDLAVSVLYSVVPPALNPLIYSLRNQELKAAVWRLMTGWFQKH; from the coding sequence atgtccaacagcagctccatcagccacttcctcctgctggcattggcagacacgcggcagctgcagctcctgcacttctgcctcttcctgggcatctccctggctgccctcctgggcaacGGCCTCATCATCAGCGCCgtagcctgcagccaccacctgcacagccccatgttcttcttcctgctcaacctggccctcactgacctgggctccatctgcaccactgtgcccaaagccatgcacaattccctctgggacaccagagacatctcctacacaggatgtgctgcacaAGTATTTATTCTTGTCTTTTTCATCTCAGCAGAGTATTCCCTGCTGACCATCATGTGCTACGACCGCTAcgtgtccatctgcaaacccctgcactacgggaccctcctgggcagcagagcttgtgcccacatggcagcagctgcctgggccagtggctttCTCAGTGCTCTCATGCACACAGCCAATACATTTTCCTTGCCTCTTTGCCATGGCAATGCCCTGGGCCAATTCTTCTGTGAGGTGCCCCAGATTCTCAAGCTCACCTGCTCCAAATCCTATCTCAGGGAAATTTGGCTTCTTGCTGTTGGTGTGTGTTTAACTTTTAgttgttttgtgttcattgttttctcctatgtgcagatcttcagggctgtgctgaggatcccctctgagcagggacggcacaaagccttttctacctgcctccctcacctggctgtGCTCTCCCTGTTCCTCAGCACTGCCATATTTGCTTACTTGAAGcccccctccatctcctccccattTCTGGATCTGGCAGTGTCAGTTCTGTACTCGGTGgtgcctccagccctgaaccccctcatctacagcctgaggaaccaggagctcaaggctgcagtgtggagaCTGATGACTGGAtggtttcagaaacattaa
- the LOC131590968 gene encoding olfactory receptor 14C36-like, with amino-acid sequence MSNSSSISHFLLLALADTRQLQLLHFCLFLGISLAALLGNGLIISAVACSHHLHSPMFFFLLNLALTDLGSICTTVPKAMHNSLWDTRDISYAGCAAQVFILVFFISAEYSLLTIMCYDRYVSICKPLHYGTLLGSRACAHMAAAAWASGFLYSLLHTANTFSLPLCQGNALGQFFCEIPHILKLSCSNSYLRELGLIAVSVCLLLGCFVFIVFSYVQIFRAVLRIPSEQGWHKAFSTCLPHLAMVSLFISTSTFANLKPPSISSPSLDLALSVLYSMVPPALNPLIYSLRNQELKAAVWRLMTRGFIKTLNCWKISPNNL; translated from the coding sequence atgtccaacagcagctccatcagccacttcctcctgctggcattggcagacacacggcagctgcagctcctgcacttctgcctcttcctgggcatctccctggctgccctcctgggcaacGGCCTCATCATCAGCGCCgtagcctgcagccaccacctgcacagccccatgttcttcttcctgctcaacctggccctcactgacctgggctccatctgcaccactgtgcccaaagccatgcacaattccctctgggacaccagagacatctcctatgcaggatgtgctgcacaAGTATTTATTCTTGTCTTTTTCATCTCAGCAGAGTATTCCCTGCTGACCATCATGTGCTATGACCGCTAcgtgtccatctgcaaacccctgcactacgggaccctcctgggcagcagagcttgtgcccacatggcagcagctgcctgggccagtggctttctctattcactgctgcacacggccaatacattttccctgcctctgtgccagggcaaTGCCCTGGGccagttcttctgtgaaatcccacacaTCCTCAAGCTCTCCTGCTCAAATTCCTACCTCAGGGAACTTGGGCTCATTGCAGTCAGTGTCTGTTTGCTGCTtggctgttttgtgttcattgttttctcctatgtgcagatcttcagggctgtgctgaggatcccctctgagcagggatggcacaaagccttttccacctgcctccctcacctggcCATGGTCTCTCTGTTCATCAGCACAAGCACATTTGCTAACCTGAAGcccccctccatctcctccccatccctggatctggcACTGTCGGTTCTGTACTCGATGgtgcctccagccctgaaccccctcatctacagcctgaggaaccaggagctcaaggctgcagtgtggagaCTGATGACTAGAGGgtttataaaaacattaaactGCTGGAAAATTTCTCCAAATAATTTGTAA
- the LOC131590969 gene encoding serine/threonine-protein kinase pim-1-like produces MPPARPWPRPRPRPRRRRRRRPRASRLSLALARLRPSWRWRFWAGLSAWGWGGITALWLRLLRALPRPWSRPLPRLLPGPAEDTGGNAHKGPKERYRVGSLLGRGGFGSVFAATRLSDGAPVAIKCVPLERIRRWGELPDGTRAPLEIVLMDRVSSGCAAVIQLLEWLELPDSFLLVLERPQRCQDLSHLLAERRFLQEEEARGLFCQVLEAVQHCTSCGVLHRDIKPENILLDLAMGQVKLIDFGCGTFLQDTAYTRFAGTLSYSPPEWFYQRCYHGQAATIWSLGLLLYQLVTGKHPFRKGQQIVWGQIFFPRRLSQECQDVIKRCLSMQPLDRPSLEDLCQDPWIQGVHLP; encoded by the exons ATGCCCCCAGCCCGcccctggccccggccccggccccggccgcggcGCCGGCGCCGGCGCCGGCCCCGGGCGTCCCGCCTCTCTCTCGCCTTAGCCCGGCTCCGGCCGAGCTGGCGCTGGCGCTTCTGGGCGGGCCtcagtgcctggggctggggcggtaTCACcgccctttggctccgcctgcTCCGAGCCCTGCCCCGGCCCTGGTCCCGGCCCttgccccggctcctcccggggcccgcggaggacacaggcg GGAATGCGCACAAGGGCCCGAAGGAGCGGTACCGAGTGGGTTCGTTGCTGGGGCGCGGCGGATTCGGCAGCGTCTTCGCAGCCACGAGGCTCTCGGACGGTGCCCCG GTGGCCATCAAATGCGTGCCGCTGGAGCGCATCCGGCgctggggcgagctg cccgaCGGTACACGTGCGCCCCTGGAGATTGTGCTGATGGACAGGGTGTCCTCTGGGTGTGCTGCAGTGATTCAGCTcctggagtggcttgagctgCCCGACAGCTTCTTGTTGGTGCTGGAGCGTCCGCAGCGGTGCCAGGACCTCTCGCATTTGCTGGCAGAGCGGAGgttcctgcaggaggaggaggcgcggGGGCTGTTTTGCCAGGTGCTGGAGGCCGTGCAGCAttgcaccagctgcggggtcctgcacagGGACATCAAGCCCGAGAACATCCTGCTGGACCTGGCCATGGGGCAAGTGAAACTCATTGACTTTGGCTGTGGCACCTTCCTCCAAGACACAGCCTACACCCgatttgcag GAACCCTGTCCTACAGCCCACCAGAGTGGTTCTACCAGCGGTGCTACCACGGCCAGGCAGCaaccatctggtccctggggcTCCTGCTGTACCAGCTGGTGACAGGGAAGCACCCATTCAGGAAGGGCCAGCAGATCGTCTGGGGGCAGATCTTCTTCCCGCgacggctctcccaag AGTGCCAAGATGTAATTAAGAGATGTTTGTCCATGCAACCCTTGGACAGGCCATCCTTAGAAGATCTCTGCCAAGATCCTTGGATTCAGGGTGTTCATCTGCCCTAG